A genome region from Variovorax paradoxus includes the following:
- a CDS encoding alkene reductase has protein sequence MSSLFDPVQAGDLKLANRIVMAPLTRNRSPNAIPPDIAATYYAQRASAGLLITEATAISHQGQGYSDVPGLYGTEQLDAWKRVTEAVHAEGGKIVVQLWHVGRVSHTELQPGGGKPVAPSAITAKTKTVLIKDGVPGFVDTSEPRALDAGELPGIVHAFAVAARSAVETAGFDGVELHGANGYLLDQFLKDGSNKRTDDYGGSIENRARLLLEATRAVVDAVGGGKTGIRLSPVTPANDIHDSNPQPLFTYVVKQLAQLNLAYIHIIEGATGGPREIADRPFDYEALKTAYREAGGKAAWMVNNGYDRPLAEEAVKEGDDLVAFGKPFISNPDLVRRLRENAPLNELDKATMYGGGAKGYTDYPALA, from the coding sequence ATGTCTTCCCTCTTCGACCCCGTCCAGGCCGGTGACCTGAAACTCGCCAACCGCATCGTGATGGCGCCGTTGACGCGCAATCGCTCGCCCAACGCGATCCCGCCCGACATCGCCGCGACCTACTACGCCCAGCGCGCCTCGGCAGGCCTGCTCATCACCGAAGCCACCGCCATCAGCCACCAGGGCCAGGGCTACTCCGACGTGCCCGGCCTCTACGGCACCGAACAGCTCGACGCCTGGAAGCGCGTGACCGAGGCGGTGCATGCCGAGGGCGGCAAGATCGTGGTGCAGCTGTGGCACGTGGGCCGCGTGTCGCACACCGAACTGCAACCCGGTGGCGGAAAGCCCGTGGCGCCTTCGGCCATCACCGCCAAGACCAAGACCGTGCTCATCAAGGACGGCGTGCCGGGCTTCGTCGACACCTCCGAGCCGCGTGCGCTCGACGCTGGCGAACTGCCGGGCATCGTCCACGCCTTTGCCGTGGCCGCACGCAGCGCGGTCGAGACCGCCGGCTTCGACGGCGTGGAACTGCATGGCGCCAACGGCTACCTGCTCGACCAGTTCCTGAAGGACGGCAGCAACAAGCGCACCGACGACTACGGCGGCAGCATCGAGAACCGCGCCCGCCTGCTGCTCGAAGCCACGCGCGCCGTGGTCGACGCGGTGGGTGGCGGCAAGACCGGCATCCGCCTGTCGCCCGTGACGCCGGCCAACGACATCCACGACAGCAATCCGCAGCCGCTCTTCACCTACGTGGTGAAGCAGCTCGCGCAACTCAACCTGGCGTACATCCACATCATCGAAGGAGCCACCGGCGGCCCGCGCGAGATCGCCGACCGTCCCTTCGACTACGAAGCGCTGAAGACCGCCTACCGCGAAGCCGGCGGCAAGGCCGCATGGATGGTGAACAACGGCTACGACCGTCCGCTGGCCGAGGAAGCCGTGAAGGAAGGCGACGACCTCGTCGCCTTCGGCAAGCCCTTCATCTCCAACCCGGACCTGGTGCGTCGCCTGCGCGAGAACGCGCCGCTCAACGAGCTCGACAAGGCCACCATGTACGGCGGCGGCGCGAAAGGCTACACGGACTATCCGGCACTCGCCTGA
- the gstA gene encoding glutathione transferase GstA has translation MKLYYSPGACSLSPHIALHEAGISVEPVLASTKSHKLQDGTDYYGINPLGYVPMLELDDGTRLREGPAILQYIADLAPTKNLAPAAGTMQRYRLQEWLTFIGTEVHKGFSPLFNPGMPEEAKTIFKDKLKSRFQWLDSELANKQYLMGDHFSVADGYLFTVTNWTKPTGVDISGFPNLQAWHARVGARPAVQEALKAEGLLK, from the coding sequence ATGAAGCTGTATTACTCGCCCGGCGCCTGCTCGCTGTCGCCCCATATCGCGCTGCATGAAGCCGGCATTTCCGTCGAACCCGTGCTGGCCAGCACCAAAAGCCACAAGCTCCAGGACGGCACCGACTACTACGGCATCAACCCGCTGGGCTACGTGCCCATGCTCGAGCTCGACGACGGCACCCGCCTGCGCGAAGGCCCGGCCATCCTCCAGTACATCGCCGACTTGGCGCCGACCAAGAACCTCGCACCGGCTGCCGGCACCATGCAGCGCTACCGCCTTCAGGAGTGGCTGACCTTCATCGGCACCGAAGTGCACAAGGGCTTCAGCCCGCTGTTCAACCCCGGCATGCCCGAAGAGGCGAAGACCATCTTCAAGGACAAGCTGAAGTCGCGCTTCCAGTGGCTCGACAGCGAACTGGCGAACAAGCAGTACCTGATGGGCGACCACTTCAGCGTGGCCGACGGCTACCTGTTCACCGTCACCAACTGGACCAAGCCCACAGGCGTCGACATTTCCGGCTTCCCCAACCTGCAAGCCTGGCATGCACGCGTGGGCGCCCGCCCCGCGGTGCAGGAAGCGCTGAAGGCGGAAGGCCTGCTGAAGTAA
- a CDS encoding acyclic terpene utilization AtuA family protein — MNGKNDDGRRIVRIGGASGFWGDSSVGAPQLVASGQIDYLVFDYLAELTMSILAGARLKKPELGYATDFVSVAMKAVLKDVVKQGIRVVSNAGGVNPQGCADALAALAAEQGIAVKIAVVSGDDVSPLLPQLRQAQPPVHELQSGAALPERVLTANAYLGARPIQAALDAGAQVVITGRCVDSAVTLGVLMHEFAWQPGHLDLLAAGSLAGHIIECGCQATGGLHTDWDTVPDWPRIGYPIVECSADGSFVVTKPAGTGGKITPAVVGEQMLYEIGDPAAYLLPDVTADFTQVRIEQAGEHRVRVHGARGRAPTASYKVSATYVDGFKTAAQLTIVGFDAVAKAQRTGQAILARTSALLAQHGFGDYSGTQLEVLGAESCYGPHAQTQARQIREAVLRLAVTHPRKDALELFAREVAPAGTSWAPGTTGAGGGRASVSPSIRQYAFLLDKSQVQATVNIAGERIELPRSDVAFADEIVAAPGKASSTEVAPPAADSVEVPLIRVAWARSGDKGDTSNIGVIARHPGLLPTLRAQLTEARVAEWLAHLVKGRVTRYEVPGIGAFNFVCEQALGGGGMASLRNDPLGKGMGQILLAMPVRVDPAELARLLAPPL; from the coding sequence ATGAACGGCAAGAACGACGACGGCCGGCGCATCGTCCGCATCGGCGGCGCCTCGGGCTTCTGGGGCGACAGCAGCGTGGGCGCACCGCAGCTCGTGGCCAGCGGGCAGATCGACTACCTCGTGTTCGACTACCTCGCCGAACTCACCATGTCGATCCTTGCGGGCGCGCGGCTGAAGAAGCCCGAGCTGGGCTACGCCACCGACTTCGTCTCGGTCGCCATGAAGGCCGTGCTGAAGGACGTCGTGAAGCAAGGCATCCGCGTCGTGAGCAACGCGGGCGGCGTCAATCCGCAAGGCTGCGCCGACGCGCTCGCCGCGCTTGCCGCCGAGCAGGGCATCGCCGTGAAGATCGCGGTGGTCAGCGGCGACGACGTGTCTCCCCTGCTGCCGCAGCTGCGACAGGCGCAGCCGCCCGTGCACGAGCTGCAGAGCGGCGCCGCGCTGCCCGAGCGCGTGCTCACCGCCAACGCATACCTCGGCGCGCGCCCGATCCAGGCCGCGCTCGACGCGGGCGCGCAGGTGGTCATCACCGGCCGCTGCGTGGACTCGGCCGTGACGCTCGGCGTGCTCATGCACGAGTTCGCGTGGCAGCCCGGCCACCTCGACCTGCTGGCCGCCGGCAGCCTCGCGGGCCACATCATCGAATGCGGCTGCCAGGCCACCGGCGGCCTGCACACCGATTGGGACACCGTGCCCGACTGGCCCCGCATCGGCTACCCCATCGTCGAGTGCAGCGCCGACGGCAGCTTCGTCGTCACCAAGCCCGCGGGCACCGGCGGCAAGATCACGCCGGCGGTGGTGGGCGAACAGATGCTCTACGAGATCGGCGACCCCGCCGCCTACCTGCTGCCCGACGTCACGGCCGATTTCACGCAGGTGCGCATCGAACAGGCCGGAGAACACCGCGTGCGCGTGCACGGCGCACGCGGCCGTGCGCCGACCGCGAGCTACAAGGTCAGCGCCACCTATGTCGATGGCTTCAAAACGGCAGCGCAGCTCACCATCGTGGGCTTCGACGCGGTGGCCAAGGCGCAGCGCACGGGCCAGGCGATCCTGGCCCGCACCTCGGCCCTGCTTGCACAACACGGCTTCGGCGACTACAGCGGCACGCAGCTCGAAGTGCTCGGCGCGGAGTCGTGCTACGGACCGCACGCGCAGACACAGGCCCGGCAGATCCGCGAGGCCGTGCTGCGGCTCGCGGTGACGCATCCACGCAAGGACGCGCTGGAGCTCTTCGCGCGCGAGGTGGCGCCGGCCGGCACCTCGTGGGCTCCAGGCACCACCGGCGCGGGCGGCGGGCGGGCCTCGGTGTCGCCATCGATCCGGCAGTACGCATTCCTGCTCGACAAGTCGCAGGTGCAGGCCACGGTGAACATCGCGGGCGAGCGCATCGAGCTGCCACGCTCCGACGTCGCGTTTGCAGACGAGATCGTCGCCGCGCCCGGCAAGGCCTCCTCGACCGAGGTTGCACCCCCGGCCGCGGACAGCGTCGAAGTGCCCCTCATCCGTGTCGCCTGGGCCCGCAGCGGCGACAAGGGCGACACCTCGAACATCGGCGTCATCGCGCGCCACCCCGGCCTGCTGCCGACGCTGCGCGCGCAACTCACCGAAGCGCGGGTGGCCGAATGGCTGGCCCACCTCGTCAAGGGCCGCGTCACGCGCTATGAGGTGCCGGGCATCGGCGCCTTCAACTTCGTCTGCGAGCAGGCGCTGGGCGGCGGCGGCATGGCGTCGCTTCGCAACGACCCGCTGGGCAAGGGCATGGGCCAGATCCTGCTGGCCATGCCGGTGCGGGTGGATCCCGCCGAGCTGGCCCGTCTTCTGGCGCCGCCCCTTTAG
- a CDS encoding DUF1328 family protein codes for MLKYAIIFAVISLVAGLLGFGGVAAGAAGIAKLLFGLFLVLAVLFVVLAALGVGAVKKALD; via the coding sequence ATGTTGAAGTACGCAATCATCTTCGCGGTCATCTCGCTGGTGGCCGGTCTGCTGGGCTTCGGTGGCGTGGCCGCCGGTGCCGCCGGCATTGCCAAGCTGCTGTTCGGCCTGTTCCTGGTGCTGGCCGTGCTGTTCGTGGTGCTTGCTGCGCTCGGCGTGGGCGCGGTGAAGAAAGCGCTCGACTGA
- a CDS encoding type VI secretion system Vgr family protein yields MPRTLSVSSSAIPQLQGRPALEPVRLSGHEALNALFEYELLLKTPDASNLDASMAANFDLDAFVGREACCEIALDDGASRLRQINALITDAALWGEEGRHVQYKLTLRPWLHLATLRTDCRIFQDQTVVQILDALLADYAFPVDKRLVETYPTRDHQTQFNESDFAFFSRLCQEWGISYHFEHSHGTHRLVLCDAMGAYGQADSAMYREVEYHAPGWKLDAEYIHSFVPASHLASGRYATRDYDYTRPRADLGASRKDPRPTGHADAQVYEWHAGTGGSHYAQPGAGNAATHDPRSEGNLLALLRMQALRTHGARAEASGNLRGMVPGRTFRLTRHPREKANAEYLVLDTRFLIEDIGENSQPREASGRKQQWRVEVDFTAHPVTEPLRPALTQRKPRCDGPQVARVVGPEGQNLWTDALGRIKVQFPWDRIGGSDAHSSCWLRVSSPWAGNQLGGIHLPRIGQEVVVSFIGGDADLPICTGRVHNQVNMPPWALPGQGALSGFRSRELTPDGGNGAAGRSNHLLMDDTEGRIQAQLKSDHQSSSLSLGFITRVEDNAGRKDPRGEGFELRTDSHGVLRAQDGLLITTEARAGAARHAKDMGETVQRLVQARDQIEGLANAAQIAVAQQKEDDQATVAKAIGQQNDALAGKGRSKGEDTFPELAEPHLVLASPAGIAITAAQGSHSHTGGHAQFTSGGHASVSAAGRFLASIAHGVRMFALRSGIKAFASAGDIRIEAQGDTLEATALKDFDIVSTEDTVYLTGNKKVTINGGTSFSEWSDDGVRHGTLGTWIEHAAMHATPGRDHKPGPSAQKVCWECMQRAMRRATAAAPRE; encoded by the coding sequence ATGCCGCGCACTCTCTCGGTCAGCTCCTCCGCGATCCCTCAGCTCCAGGGCCGTCCTGCATTGGAGCCCGTGCGGCTGTCGGGCCATGAGGCACTGAACGCCCTCTTCGAATACGAGCTGCTGCTCAAGACGCCCGATGCATCCAACCTCGATGCGTCGATGGCTGCGAACTTCGATCTCGATGCGTTCGTCGGCCGCGAGGCCTGCTGCGAGATCGCCCTGGACGACGGTGCCTCGCGCTTGCGCCAGATCAACGCGCTCATCACCGATGCGGCCCTCTGGGGCGAGGAAGGCCGCCACGTCCAGTACAAGCTCACGCTGCGGCCCTGGCTGCACCTGGCCACGCTGCGCACCGACTGCAGGATCTTCCAGGACCAGACGGTCGTGCAGATCCTCGACGCGCTGCTCGCGGACTACGCATTCCCGGTGGACAAGCGCCTGGTAGAGACCTATCCCACGCGGGACCACCAGACCCAGTTCAACGAGAGCGACTTCGCCTTCTTCAGCCGGCTGTGCCAGGAGTGGGGCATCAGCTACCACTTCGAGCATTCGCACGGCACGCACCGCCTGGTGCTGTGCGATGCGATGGGGGCTTACGGGCAGGCAGACAGTGCCATGTACCGGGAGGTCGAGTACCACGCCCCAGGCTGGAAGCTCGATGCGGAGTACATCCACAGCTTCGTGCCCGCAAGCCATCTCGCGAGCGGGCGGTATGCGACACGGGACTACGACTACACCCGGCCGCGGGCCGACCTGGGTGCGAGCCGGAAGGACCCACGCCCCACGGGCCATGCCGATGCGCAGGTCTACGAATGGCATGCTGGCACGGGTGGCAGCCACTACGCCCAGCCCGGCGCGGGCAATGCAGCCACCCACGACCCTCGCAGCGAAGGCAACCTGCTGGCCCTGCTGCGCATGCAGGCCCTTCGAACCCACGGTGCCAGGGCCGAGGCCAGCGGCAACCTCCGGGGCATGGTGCCCGGGCGCACCTTCAGGCTGACCAGACATCCTCGCGAGAAGGCCAACGCCGAATACCTCGTGCTGGACACCCGCTTCCTCATCGAAGACATCGGCGAGAACAGCCAACCCCGCGAAGCCTCCGGCAGAAAGCAGCAATGGCGGGTCGAGGTCGACTTCACAGCGCATCCGGTCACCGAGCCGCTTCGCCCCGCCCTGACGCAGCGCAAGCCCCGTTGCGACGGCCCGCAGGTCGCGCGGGTCGTCGGCCCCGAAGGACAGAACCTCTGGACCGACGCGCTCGGGCGCATCAAGGTGCAGTTTCCCTGGGACCGCATCGGCGGCAGCGATGCGCACAGCAGCTGCTGGCTGCGCGTGAGCTCGCCCTGGGCGGGCAACCAGCTGGGCGGCATCCACCTGCCGCGCATCGGCCAGGAGGTCGTCGTCAGCTTCATCGGTGGCGATGCGGACCTGCCGATCTGCACGGGGCGCGTGCACAACCAGGTGAACATGCCGCCGTGGGCGCTGCCTGGCCAGGGCGCGCTGAGCGGCTTCCGGTCCAGGGAGCTGACGCCCGATGGCGGCAACGGTGCGGCGGGCCGCTCCAACCACCTGCTGATGGACGACACCGAGGGCCGGATCCAGGCGCAGCTCAAGAGCGACCACCAGAGCTCGAGCCTGAGCCTGGGGTTCATCACGCGCGTGGAAGACAACGCCGGGCGCAAGGACCCACGCGGCGAGGGCTTCGAGCTGCGCACCGACAGCCATGGCGTGCTGCGCGCGCAGGACGGACTGCTCATCACCACCGAAGCCCGCGCCGGTGCTGCTCGGCACGCCAAGGACATGGGCGAGACCGTGCAACGGCTCGTGCAGGCACGTGACCAGATCGAAGGCCTCGCCAACGCGGCGCAGATCGCCGTGGCGCAGCAGAAGGAAGACGACCAGGCCACTGTCGCCAAGGCCATCGGGCAACAGAACGACGCGCTCGCAGGCAAAGGTCGAAGCAAAGGCGAAGACACGTTCCCGGAACTGGCAGAACCTCATCTGGTATTGGCCAGTCCTGCGGGCATCGCCATCACGGCAGCACAAGGCTCGCACAGCCACACCGGTGGCCACGCTCAGTTCACGAGCGGCGGCCACGCCTCCGTCAGCGCCGCAGGACGCTTCCTCGCCAGCATCGCGCATGGCGTGCGCATGTTCGCGCTCAGGAGCGGCATCAAGGCCTTTGCATCGGCAGGCGACATCCGCATCGAAGCGCAGGGCGACACCCTGGAGGCGACCGCATTGAAAGACTTCGACATCGTCAGCACCGAGGACACCGTCTACCTGACTGGCAACAAGAAGGTCACGATCAACGGCGGCACCAGCTTCAGTGAATGGAGCGATGACGGAGTCCGGCACGGCACGCTGGGCACATGGATCGAGCATGCGGCGATGCATGCCACACCAGGCCGGGACCACAAGCCAGGCCCCTCGGCACAGAAGGTGTGCTGGGAATGCATGCAGCGCGCCATGCGCCGCGCCACGGCCGCCGCTCCGCGGGAATGA
- a CDS encoding enoyl-CoA hydratase/isomerase family protein, whose protein sequence is MPEPSTSSLPTELREEMRGPVMWLTIDREERRNALDAAVIAGLGNALARANADTSVRAVVITGAGTRAFCAGADLQSGTSFRFDYAAPYQAMANLFRQARQSTVPLVARVNGACMAGGMGLMAMCDMAVAGRHAVFGLPEVKVGVFPAQVLSVLGGLLPRRVLAEMCITGEPIDAEQALALHLVNRVSDDVDESVDWLLGRMLDKSPAAIRRGLYTMKKIEAMAFEESMAFTESQIGLFALTEDAAEGQLAFREKRKPQWSGR, encoded by the coding sequence ATGCCCGAACCATCGACCTCCAGCCTCCCCACCGAACTGCGCGAAGAGATGCGCGGCCCCGTCATGTGGCTCACCATCGACCGCGAGGAGCGGCGCAACGCCCTCGACGCGGCGGTGATCGCCGGCCTCGGCAACGCCCTCGCCCGCGCCAATGCCGACACGTCCGTGCGCGCCGTGGTCATCACCGGTGCCGGCACGCGCGCCTTCTGCGCCGGCGCCGACCTGCAGAGCGGCACCTCCTTCAGGTTCGACTACGCCGCGCCGTACCAGGCCATGGCCAACCTCTTCCGCCAGGCACGGCAATCGACCGTGCCGCTGGTCGCGCGCGTCAACGGCGCGTGCATGGCCGGCGGCATGGGGCTCATGGCGATGTGCGACATGGCGGTGGCCGGCCGCCATGCGGTGTTCGGGCTGCCCGAGGTGAAGGTCGGCGTGTTCCCCGCGCAGGTGCTCAGCGTGCTCGGCGGCCTTCTGCCGCGCCGGGTGCTGGCCGAGATGTGCATCACCGGCGAGCCCATCGACGCCGAACAGGCGCTCGCGCTGCATCTCGTGAACCGCGTGAGCGACGACGTCGACGAAAGCGTCGACTGGCTGCTCGGCCGAATGCTCGACAAGTCGCCTGCCGCCATCCGCCGCGGGCTGTACACCATGAAGAAGATCGAGGCGATGGCCTTCGAGGAATCGATGGCCTTCACCGAAAGCCAGATCGGCCTCTTCGCATTGACCGAGGACGCCGCCGAGGGACAGCTCGCCTTCCGCGAGAAGCGCAAGCCGCAATGGAGCGGACGATGA
- a CDS encoding transglutaminase-like domain-containing protein: protein MHISHVDAQLDYEVCAPAHMLLNIEAARSGAQALVNEELTIEPPTEMKVFCDESSGNRFIRFDAQPGPLKISYKATVQRAHVLVPHDLQEVPVNAVPDEVLHYMMPTRYCESDLMSRCAQQLFGDLPPGIGRVQAIVDWIHDSIAYEPGSSDSTTTAREVFVERAGVCRDFAHLGITFCRALNIPARLVVGYVWFDEPPQDFHAVFEAWIGGQWVLFDPTRMAPVDRLVRVGTGRDAKDVAFCTIFGNVRMTGKKLAILELQDESLQPSKAPPPTGALVGIEKPVPVVQVAEVTG from the coding sequence ATGCACATCTCGCACGTCGACGCGCAACTCGACTACGAAGTCTGCGCGCCTGCGCACATGCTGCTGAACATCGAAGCGGCGCGCTCGGGGGCGCAGGCCCTGGTCAACGAAGAGCTGACCATCGAGCCGCCGACCGAGATGAAAGTGTTCTGCGACGAATCGAGCGGTAACCGCTTCATCCGGTTCGACGCGCAACCCGGTCCGCTGAAGATCAGCTACAAGGCCACGGTGCAACGGGCGCATGTGCTGGTTCCGCACGACCTTCAGGAGGTGCCGGTCAATGCGGTGCCCGACGAGGTGCTGCACTACATGATGCCGACGCGCTACTGCGAGTCGGACCTGATGTCGCGCTGCGCCCAGCAGCTGTTCGGCGACCTGCCGCCCGGCATCGGGCGCGTGCAGGCGATCGTCGACTGGATCCACGACAGCATCGCCTACGAGCCCGGCTCCAGCGACTCGACGACCACCGCACGCGAGGTGTTCGTGGAACGCGCCGGCGTGTGCCGCGACTTCGCGCACCTGGGCATCACCTTCTGCCGCGCGCTGAACATTCCAGCGCGGCTGGTGGTGGGCTATGTGTGGTTCGACGAGCCGCCGCAGGACTTCCACGCCGTGTTCGAAGCCTGGATCGGCGGCCAGTGGGTGCTGTTCGATCCGACGCGCATGGCGCCGGTCGACCGCCTCGTGCGCGTGGGAACGGGCCGCGACGCGAAGGACGTGGCCTTCTGCACGATCTTCGGCAACGTGCGCATGACCGGCAAGAAACTGGCGATTCTCGAGCTGCAGGACGAGAGCCTGCAGCCCTCGAAGGCGCCGCCGCCCACGGGCGCATTGGTGGGCATCGAAAAGCCGGTGCCAGTGGTGCAGGTGGCGGAAGTCACCGGCTGA